A single window of Candidatus Cloacimonadota bacterium DNA harbors:
- a CDS encoding Na+/H+ antiporter subunit E, with the protein MDKLSFYMKYGRAVILILLCFFLWLLLSREVHFLSLLAGLLFSVLAALYSYSVFFEKEHFYRSDLLIRVEFVIIYVFFLIIQSYLASFELIYRMISGRYNPGIVRIRIRLRSSIGKAFLANTISMIPGTLSIWLNSSHIFVHWFDKKSDHNIEAGRIIKQDFERILQRIFG; encoded by the coding sequence ATGGATAAGCTTTCTTTCTATATGAAATACGGTAGAGCAGTGATTTTAATATTACTCTGCTTCTTTCTCTGGTTATTATTGAGCAGAGAAGTACATTTTCTCTCCTTGTTGGCAGGATTGTTGTTTTCTGTTTTAGCTGCCCTCTATTCTTACTCGGTCTTTTTTGAGAAAGAGCATTTCTATCGGAGTGATTTATTAATTAGGGTTGAGTTCGTAATAATCTATGTCTTTTTTTTAATAATTCAGAGCTATCTGGCCAGCTTCGAGCTGATCTATCGGATGATAAGTGGCAGGTATAATCCGGGTATAGTAAGAATAAGAATTAGACTCCGATCGAGTATTGGCAAAGCATTTTTGGCAAATACTATTTCCATGATCCCCGGGACTCTGTCTATCTGGTTAAATAGCAGCCATATCTTTGTTCATTGGTTTGATAAGAAGAGTGACCATAACATCGAAGCGGGAAGAATAATTAAGCAAGATTTTGAACGGATATTACAGAGGATTTTCGGATGA
- the recJ gene encoding single-stranded-DNA-specific exonuclease RecJ yields the protein MGKRWKTTEPLTEEQKAQKLAIIQHFKCPSVIAGLLVQRGMTDIEIIETFFEPSLDNTYDPKLFNDMGKAVSRVIKAINDKEQITIYGDYDVDGTTSTALLFLGLKRLGGIVNFYIPHRMVDGYGLSLSGIEQIYNDGTKLIISVDCGINAVEEVEQINRYGMEIIITDHHNPKEDIPAAFAIINPKLPNCQYPFKELAGVGVAYKLLIGVYRELGKDTPEEIHRFLDLVALGTIADIVPLTDENRIFAGLGLNRLIQKKNKGINSLIDIAGLSHKELTTSDIIFGIAPRINAAGRMGSALRAVELLVCCESERCIELAQIIERENSLRQNEDQKTFQEACEIIEKKYKNLDEATCLVVSSDNWHPGVIGIVASKLVEKYYRPTLMISFNEGVGSGSGRSIPDFDLFETLRSLEHLLDSFGGHRYAAGFTILAEYLDKFENQLHLYAQERLTKELLIPPLKIDKDIELYEINDNLILWLNKFAPYGTGNIRPVWRTENVTIDGYPYNVGRNHLKIRVKKDGCTLDMIGFNLGDYLPFLRKNSVIDIAYSFEQIMWQDKVSIQGRLKDIKIKNSPATKQNVYKR from the coding sequence ATGGGAAAAAGATGGAAAACAACTGAGCCGTTAACAGAAGAACAAAAAGCTCAAAAGCTAGCTATAATACAGCACTTCAAGTGCCCTTCAGTTATAGCCGGATTATTAGTTCAGCGAGGTATGACTGATATTGAGATAATAGAGACCTTTTTCGAACCCTCATTAGATAATACATACGATCCGAAGTTATTTAATGATATGGGTAAAGCAGTATCTCGAGTCATCAAGGCAATCAATGATAAAGAACAAATTACGATCTATGGTGATTATGATGTTGATGGGACCACCTCGACAGCATTACTTTTTCTAGGTCTGAAAAGACTCGGAGGGATAGTCAACTTTTACATCCCTCACAGAATGGTAGATGGTTATGGGTTATCTCTTTCCGGCATTGAGCAGATATACAATGATGGAACGAAATTGATCATCAGTGTCGATTGCGGTATTAATGCAGTTGAAGAGGTAGAACAAATCAACAGATACGGGATGGAGATTATCATAACAGATCATCACAACCCCAAAGAAGACATCCCTGCTGCTTTTGCTATCATTAATCCGAAACTACCCAATTGTCAGTATCCCTTTAAAGAACTTGCCGGTGTTGGAGTTGCCTATAAACTACTTATTGGAGTATATCGGGAATTGGGTAAAGATACTCCGGAAGAGATTCACCGGTTTCTTGACTTAGTTGCTCTCGGCACAATTGCCGATATTGTACCGTTAACCGATGAAAACAGAATATTTGCCGGTTTAGGGTTGAACCGTTTGATCCAGAAAAAGAACAAAGGTATCAACTCACTGATAGATATAGCCGGTCTTTCACACAAAGAACTCACAACTTCTGATATTATTTTTGGTATCGCCCCCCGCATTAATGCTGCCGGTAGAATGGGAAGTGCCTTACGGGCTGTTGAATTATTGGTCTGCTGTGAATCGGAAAGATGTATAGAGCTGGCTCAAATCATTGAAAGAGAAAATTCTCTCCGTCAGAATGAAGATCAAAAAACCTTTCAAGAAGCATGTGAGATCATTGAAAAAAAATATAAGAATCTCGATGAAGCGACCTGTCTGGTTGTCTCTTCTGATAACTGGCATCCCGGAGTTATAGGGATCGTAGCCTCTAAGCTTGTTGAAAAATACTATCGTCCGACACTGATGATATCTTTTAATGAAGGAGTCGGCAGCGGTTCTGGGCGAAGTATCCCGGATTTTGATCTCTTTGAGACACTAAGGAGTTTGGAACATTTACTGGATAGTTTTGGAGGGCATCGTTATGCTGCCGGATTTACTATCCTCGCTGAATATCTTGATAAATTTGAAAACCAGTTACACTTGTATGCCCAAGAGCGATTAACCAAAGAGCTGCTGATACCACCACTGAAAATCGACAAAGATATTGAGTTGTACGAGATCAATGATAATCTGATCTTATGGTTAAATAAATTTGCTCCCTATGGAACGGGGAATATACGCCCGGTTTGGCGAACCGAGAATGTAACTATCGATGGTTACCCTTATAATGTCGGAAGAAATCATCTTAAGATCAGAGTTAAAAAGGATGGTTGCACTTTAGATATGATCGGATTTAATCTGGGAGATTATCTTCCCTTCTTGCGAAAGAACTCTGTGATTGACATTGCCTATTCTTTTGAACAGATCATGTGGCAGGACAAAGTTAGCATTCAGGGACGATTGAAAGATATCAAGATAAAAAATTCTCCAGCAACTAAACAGAACGTTTATAAGAGATAA
- the lnt gene encoding apolipoprotein N-acyltransferase, translating to MKDTNNPANIFTFFRDRLFWQPALAALLLGLSRYPLKLNFLAFFAFLPLLFLLQQASSLRLKKIVKIALSFSTVYTLVALYWISVVTLPGFIGLFILFGFYFILLFFVVGRIYKVLPRLRFVGLITCWLSFEWLQNFGELRFPWFNLGYSLADYTSLIQISEIGGIYLLSLLILIINILLFKILISFPTHKTLLYIITLLIVLSIWIGWGNYRLHNLKLIEDDFNASIVQVSIPQYIKWDEAFYDSTLALYREYTLKAAEEEPDLIILPESAIPDYVLNFSRPLTYVKNLVRDTGIDLFLGLPHYEIDSDSGEYEYKFYNATTLFYKDGRIHQPYYKIILVPVGERIPFMDYIPPLRNLQLGQANWEYGEDLVHFEVQKEDKKYRFSSLICFEIAFPHLTSQLAADDVDFMVNVTNDAWFKKTVGPYQHGMMTVIRAVETRTQIYRAANTGISMIVDPRGVIRQRTRLYEQTVINDKLYLYPEQTIYVRYMRNYPALFVFLSSLLFIITILCGISIKRT from the coding sequence ATGAAAGATACCAATAATCCTGCTAATATATTTACTTTTTTCAGAGACAGACTATTCTGGCAACCGGCTCTTGCTGCACTATTGCTCGGATTAAGCCGTTATCCTCTAAAACTCAATTTTCTGGCTTTCTTTGCTTTTTTACCGCTTCTCTTCCTCTTGCAGCAGGCAAGTTCATTGAGATTGAAAAAAATTGTCAAGATTGCTCTCTCTTTCAGTACTGTATATACATTGGTTGCCCTTTACTGGATAAGTGTAGTTACATTACCGGGATTTATCGGGCTTTTTATCCTTTTCGGATTTTACTTTATCCTGCTCTTCTTTGTTGTTGGAAGGATCTATAAGGTCTTGCCTCGTTTAAGATTTGTTGGTTTGATAACCTGTTGGTTATCATTCGAATGGCTACAGAATTTTGGTGAATTAAGATTCCCGTGGTTCAATCTCGGTTATTCATTAGCTGATTATACTTCGTTAATCCAGATCTCTGAAATCGGTGGAATCTATCTGCTCTCTCTGTTAATTCTGATTATCAATATCTTGCTTTTTAAAATTCTTATCTCCTTTCCTACCCATAAGACTCTTCTCTATATCATTACTCTGCTAATAGTTTTATCTATTTGGATTGGTTGGGGAAATTATCGGCTACATAATCTGAAGTTGATAGAAGATGACTTTAACGCCTCTATCGTTCAGGTCAGCATTCCACAATACATTAAATGGGATGAAGCTTTCTATGATTCGACATTAGCTTTATACAGAGAATATACTTTAAAAGCTGCTGAAGAGGAACCTGATCTGATTATCCTGCCGGAGTCTGCTATTCCCGATTATGTCCTGAATTTTAGCAGGCCACTCACTTACGTGAAAAATCTGGTACGGGATACAGGAATCGATCTCTTTTTGGGATTACCTCATTATGAGATAGATAGTGATAGTGGGGAATACGAATACAAATTTTATAATGCAACTACACTATTTTATAAAGACGGCAGAATTCATCAACCCTATTATAAAATAATCCTTGTTCCTGTAGGAGAGAGAATACCCTTTATGGATTATATCCCACCACTAAGAAATCTGCAGTTAGGGCAAGCAAACTGGGAATACGGTGAGGATCTTGTACATTTTGAAGTTCAGAAGGAAGATAAGAAATATCGTTTTTCATCATTGATCTGTTTCGAGATTGCCTTTCCTCATTTGACAAGTCAATTAGCTGCCGATGATGTTGATTTTATGGTCAATGTTACTAACGATGCTTGGTTTAAAAAGACTGTCGGACCTTATCAGCACGGGATGATGACTGTTATTCGCGCAGTCGAGACAAGAACCCAGATATATCGAGCAGCAAATACTGGGATCTCTATGATCGTTGATCCCCGAGGAGTGATCAGGCAAAGAACAAGATTATATGAACAGACGGTTATTAATGATAAACTATACCTTTATCCCGAACAAACTATTTATGTTAGGTATATGAGGAACTATCCTGCCCTGTTTGTTTTCTTATCAAGTTTACTGTTCATTATTACAATTCTCTGTGGTATTTCGATCAAACGAACTTAA
- a CDS encoding MerR family transcriptional regulator, translating to MKKYYYTIGEVCNLLDLKPHVLRYWESEFRQLNPHRTQGGSRRYTTEQIELIKIIKDLLYIQKFTIKGVKKKLSQIKYNEKYKSPVKVKAMNDEYKEELVTYLQDLKSLLKAKKEKEKEN from the coding sequence ATGAAAAAGTATTACTACACTATCGGTGAAGTTTGTAACTTGCTCGATCTAAAACCGCATGTATTGCGTTATTGGGAATCGGAGTTCAGGCAATTGAATCCCCATAGAACTCAAGGGGGAAGCAGGCGTTATACAACAGAACAAATTGAGTTAATAAAAATAATCAAGGACTTACTATATATCCAAAAATTTACTATCAAAGGGGTCAAAAAGAAGCTTTCCCAGATCAAATATAACGAGAAGTACAAGTCACCAGTTAAAGTCAAAGCAATGAACGATGAATACAAGGAAGAGCTGGTGACTTACCTGCAAGATTTGAAGAGTTTGTTGAAAGCAAAGAAAGAGAAAGAAAAAGAAAACTAA
- a CDS encoding GDP-mannose 4,6-dehydratase yields MRILITGGAGFIGSHLAEKLLKQGHTVSVLDNLSTGKLSNISHLKGNSNFIYTIDTILHRKILEQLIKNCDQVFHLAAAVGVKYIIDNPLLSLQTNIIGTENVLELANKYKKKVLVTSTSEIYGKSEKVPFKEEDDRLLGSTHISRWSYSSSKAIDEFLALAYYREKKLPVVIVRCFNTVGPRQSSQYGMVLPKFVKNALLDHPLTIYGDGKQSRCFADVEDVVNGIIKLMSEKKAEGQIFNIGSTEEITIEELAQKIKKMTGSKSKIEYIKYDDAYEEGFEDMRRRVPDLTKIKEMIAYEPKHKLKDILNRVIKYYEE; encoded by the coding sequence ATGAGAATACTTATAACGGGTGGAGCCGGATTTATCGGTTCACACTTAGCAGAAAAATTGCTGAAACAGGGGCATACTGTATCTGTTTTGGATAATCTTTCTACTGGAAAGCTATCGAATATTAGTCATTTAAAGGGAAATAGCAACTTTATATACACAATTGATACAATCCTTCATAGGAAAATTCTTGAGCAATTGATCAAGAACTGCGATCAGGTATTTCATTTAGCAGCTGCTGTTGGTGTTAAATATATCATAGATAATCCCTTGTTATCTTTGCAAACGAATATCATCGGAACAGAAAATGTTCTGGAGTTGGCCAATAAATATAAGAAAAAGGTACTCGTAACTTCAACATCAGAAATATACGGTAAAAGTGAAAAAGTCCCTTTTAAAGAAGAGGATGATAGATTATTGGGCTCGACCCACATATCGCGATGGAGTTACAGCTCTTCTAAAGCGATTGATGAGTTTCTTGCTCTGGCTTATTATCGGGAAAAGAAACTCCCTGTCGTTATCGTCAGGTGTTTCAACACTGTCGGTCCTAGACAGTCCAGTCAATACGGAATGGTTCTGCCTAAATTTGTTAAGAATGCTCTCTTGGATCATCCTTTAACTATCTATGGTGATGGTAAACAATCTAGATGCTTTGCAGATGTAGAGGATGTAGTTAACGGAATAATCAAACTGATGAGCGAAAAGAAAGCTGAAGGTCAAATATTTAACATCGGGAGTACTGAAGAGATAACTATAGAAGAACTCGCTCAAAAGATAAAGAAAATGACCGGTAGTAAATCCAAGATAGAGTATATTAAATATGATGATGCCTACGAGGAAGGATTTGAAGATATGAGAAGGCGAGTTCCGGACTTAACGAAAATCAAAGAAATGATCGCTTATGAACCAAAACACAAACTAAAAGATATCTTAAATAGGGTTATCAAATATTATGAAGAATAA
- a CDS encoding SLBB domain-containing protein has translation MKNNNLLLISFFLLTISFLSARESVDFPEEYIVRPGDVFTIQIISLQTQDILVPVTVTGHLTLYPITSPIKVAGHSLKDVQGMVTSEIRRFFPNAKINVDLYSIIPYSVHIFGAVTKPGEYVVDTLMTLYQSLQLAGDLSPAASKRIKITRNEQIKIYDLNRYFALGDLSENPLVFSDDLIRVDFANEFAKLYVVTDSVNYVEYFEMETEKQVAELLPLIKKKYSHSDYEKIFLRRDGILKQVEHNYYIRAGDNIYLHPEESFIYVRGNVARPSKFTYYPGKNPEYYISLSGGVSRTGSQRRIFIVSKDGDKTRYRGQEINEGDSIIIPLATRTWLTDYLTPISAIISMTATIIVLTR, from the coding sequence ATGAAGAATAATAACTTATTACTTATTTCATTCTTTTTGCTTACTATCTCATTTCTCTCTGCAAGAGAATCAGTAGATTTTCCAGAAGAGTATATTGTCCGACCCGGTGATGTATTCACCATCCAGATCATTAGTCTCCAGACACAGGACATTCTTGTACCTGTAACTGTTACAGGGCACCTTACTCTCTATCCTATTACTTCCCCGATTAAGGTTGCAGGACATTCTCTAAAAGATGTTCAGGGAATGGTTACAAGTGAGATAAGAAGATTTTTCCCTAATGCAAAGATAAATGTCGATCTTTACTCAATTATTCCATATTCTGTTCATATCTTTGGAGCAGTTACCAAACCGGGTGAATATGTAGTTGATACACTCATGACTCTATATCAATCACTACAATTAGCCGGTGACTTGAGTCCGGCAGCAAGTAAAAGGATTAAGATAACACGAAACGAACAGATTAAGATTTATGATCTTAATCGATATTTTGCCTTAGGTGACCTTTCAGAGAATCCTCTTGTGTTTAGTGATGATCTTATCAGAGTAGATTTTGCTAATGAATTTGCTAAATTATATGTCGTAACCGACTCAGTTAATTATGTAGAATACTTCGAGATGGAAACTGAAAAACAGGTTGCTGAACTTCTGCCGCTTATTAAGAAAAAATACTCTCATAGTGATTACGAAAAAATCTTTTTGCGTCGAGATGGAATTCTGAAACAGGTAGAACACAATTACTATATTCGGGCAGGAGACAATATTTATCTACACCCTGAAGAGAGCTTTATATACGTTAGAGGTAATGTTGCCAGACCAAGTAAATTCACATATTACCCCGGTAAAAATCCCGAATATTACATTTCACTATCCGGAGGAGTCAGTCGTACAGGTTCGCAAAGGAGAATATTTATCGTATCCAAGGATGGTGATAAAACTAGATATCGGGGGCAAGAAATTAATGAAGGAGATTCGATCATAATTCCTTTAGCAACCCGGACATGGTTAACCGATTATCTAACCCCTATTAGCGCAATTATATCAATGACAGCTACTATAATAGTACTAACTAGATAA
- a CDS encoding DegT/DnrJ/EryC1/StrS family aminotransferase codes for MKVPLLDLNAHYEPLMDKIRCKLEEVFSTHQYILGPQVKAFELMMQDYLDANYAIGCASGTDALILALQALHIRPGDEVITTPFTFFATASSIARVSAKPVFVDILPETFNIDPSLIEAAITNKTKAIIPVHLFGQSAEMDKISEIAKRHNLAIIEDNAQGIGALYDGVKVGTIGDIGTLSFFPSKNLGCMGDGGMCLTNNEELANNLRQLRVHGENPKYYHKWIGLNSRLDSVQAAILAVKLPHLEEWSELRRENATYYYKHLQGVKQIKLPVIHPKAKSIYNQFTIIAEQRDKLLERLSGAGIGCAIYYPLPLHLQECFAYLNGQIGDCPNAEELAQKVLSIPIYPELSNDQQDFVIETIKEFYRDQK; via the coding sequence ATGAAAGTTCCTCTACTTGATCTAAACGCCCACTATGAACCTTTAATGGATAAGATCCGCTGTAAACTCGAAGAGGTCTTCTCTACTCACCAGTATATCTTAGGTCCTCAAGTAAAAGCTTTCGAGCTTATGATGCAGGATTATCTTGATGCTAATTATGCCATCGGATGTGCATCAGGAACTGATGCCCTAATACTCGCTCTACAAGCTCTGCATATCAGACCAGGAGATGAAGTTATAACTACTCCATTTACTTTCTTTGCTACTGCCAGTTCTATTGCCAGAGTAAGCGCCAAACCGGTCTTTGTCGATATTCTGCCCGAAACCTTTAACATCGATCCTTCTCTTATTGAAGCGGCAATTACAAATAAAACAAAAGCAATCATACCGGTTCATCTCTTTGGTCAAAGTGCTGAAATGGATAAGATATCTGAAATTGCCAAAAGACACAATTTGGCTATAATTGAAGACAATGCTCAAGGAATTGGAGCACTTTATGATGGAGTAAAGGTTGGAACTATAGGTGATATCGGCACTCTTTCTTTCTTTCCGAGTAAAAATCTCGGATGTATGGGTGACGGAGGTATGTGTTTAACAAATAATGAAGAATTAGCCAATAATTTAAGACAATTAAGAGTACATGGTGAGAATCCCAAGTATTACCATAAATGGATAGGACTTAACAGCCGTCTTGACTCTGTTCAGGCAGCAATTCTGGCAGTAAAACTGCCGCATCTGGAAGAGTGGTCTGAACTGAGAAGAGAAAATGCTACATATTATTACAAACATTTACAAGGTGTAAAGCAAATTAAACTCCCAGTTATTCATCCCAAAGCAAAATCAATATATAATCAATTTACTATCATAGCAGAACAGAGAGATAAACTGTTAGAGAGATTGTCCGGAGCAGGTATTGGTTGCGCAATCTACTATCCGTTGCCATTACATCTTCAAGAATGTTTTGCCTATCTAAACGGTCAAATAGGTGACTGCCCTAATGCTGAAGAATTGGCTCAAAAAGTTCTTTCAATTCCCATATATCCCGAACTGAGTAATGATCAGCAAGATTTTGTGATTGAAACTATAAAAGAGTTTTACCGGGATCAAAAATAG
- a CDS encoding electron transfer flavoprotein subunit beta/FixA family protein: MNLIVCIKQVPNTTEIKIDPTNNTLIREGVESIINPFDLYAIEEAIRLKEKFGGKVTALSMGPPQVENALREAVSMGVDEIILLSDRRFAGADTWATSLTLAAAINKIAQYDLILFGQQAIDGDTAQVGPGVATHLSLPQTCFVRKINKIENQVITAERLMEDGFDTVEMNLPAVVSVVKEINVPRLPSLRGKRIAKTTPLAIWDADDLNLPAEEIGLNGSPTQVVKIFSPHLEKDGEKHEVSTDEAVEILYRKIMQLKNQ, from the coding sequence ATGAATCTAATAGTCTGTATTAAACAAGTTCCAAATACAACTGAGATAAAGATAGATCCGACAAATAATACACTTATCCGCGAAGGTGTTGAAAGTATTATAAACCCCTTTGATCTATACGCAATAGAAGAGGCGATTAGACTCAAAGAAAAGTTTGGCGGGAAAGTTACTGCTTTGAGTATGGGACCACCTCAAGTTGAAAATGCTCTAAGGGAAGCTGTCTCTATGGGTGTAGATGAAATAATTCTTTTATCAGACAGAAGATTCGCTGGTGCTGATACTTGGGCTACCAGTCTGACATTAGCAGCAGCAATAAATAAAATTGCTCAATATGACTTGATCCTCTTCGGTCAGCAGGCAATTGATGGAGATACAGCTCAGGTTGGTCCCGGTGTTGCTACCCATTTATCTTTACCACAGACCTGTTTTGTCAGAAAGATCAATAAAATTGAGAACCAAGTTATTACTGCAGAACGGCTCATGGAAGATGGTTTTGATACCGTGGAAATGAATCTTCCTGCCGTTGTTTCGGTCGTTAAAGAGATCAACGTCCCGCGATTGCCCTCTCTTCGCGGCAAGAGAATTGCTAAAACAACTCCTCTGGCTATTTGGGATGCCGATGATCTTAATCTACCCGCTGAAGAAATTGGTCTGAACGGTTCCCCAACACAAGTAGTGAAGATATTCTCACCTCATCTCGAAAAAGATGGGGAAAAACATGAAGTCTCTACTGATGAAGCTGTTGAGATCTTGTATCGAAAAATTATGCAACTTAAAAATCAGTAA
- the lgt gene encoding prolipoprotein diacylglyceryl transferase gives MLSALSFPNIDPVLFSIGSLQVRWYGLFYIIAFVIGYIFIKKNLRKKEVNITNEQYDTMLFNTLLGVIIGGRLGYVLFYNLSEYLQHPLKIFAVWEGGMSFHGGAIAVLLLGYFFVKRNRLRFYPLADAVVPFAALGLGLGRIGNFINAELYGRVTNVPWAMIFPGSDGLPRHPSQLYQAFFEGLLLFVILQFLYTKRLKEGFVFWTFIALYGVFRFFIEFYREPDPQLGFVILDFTMGQVLCFLMIITASIGFYNLYKPKVAKK, from the coding sequence ATGCTAAGTGCTCTTTCCTTTCCTAATATAGATCCTGTCTTGTTTTCCATAGGTAGTTTGCAAGTTCGGTGGTATGGCTTGTTTTATATCATTGCTTTTGTTATCGGTTATATCTTTATTAAAAAAAATCTCCGAAAGAAAGAGGTTAATATAACCAACGAGCAGTATGATACAATGCTCTTTAATACCCTCTTAGGGGTGATTATTGGTGGTAGATTAGGTTATGTACTCTTTTATAACCTCTCCGAATATCTGCAACATCCTTTGAAAATCTTTGCTGTTTGGGAAGGGGGAATGTCTTTTCATGGTGGCGCAATAGCAGTTCTCCTTTTAGGATACTTTTTTGTGAAAAGAAATCGGCTCAGATTCTACCCATTAGCTGATGCAGTTGTGCCTTTTGCTGCTTTAGGATTGGGATTGGGGAGGATCGGCAATTTCATTAATGCAGAGTTATATGGAAGAGTAACAAATGTCCCCTGGGCAATGATTTTTCCCGGTTCTGATGGACTGCCCAGGCATCCGTCACAGCTTTATCAAGCGTTTTTTGAAGGTTTGTTGTTGTTTGTTATTCTACAATTTCTTTATACTAAGAGATTAAAAGAGGGATTTGTCTTTTGGACTTTTATAGCTCTGTATGGGGTTTTTCGGTTCTTTATCGAATTCTATAGAGAACCTGATCCTCAATTAGGATTTGTCATCTTGGATTTTACCATGGGGCAAGTCTTATGTTTCCTAATGATCATAACAGCTTCTATCGGCTTTTATAATCTCTATAAACCGAAAGTGGCTAAGAAATAG
- the purB gene encoding adenylosuccinate lyase yields the protein MIKRYSLPDMSKIWELSNKYQCWLDVELAVCKALYEMGLIPEEDYQQIESKADFDEDRITELENITKHDIIAFLNNLQENIGPASRWIHYGLTSSDILDTATSLQLKQAGEMILRDLINLSEILKIKAKEHRNTLCIGRTHGIHAEPTTFGLKFALWFDEMQRNLHRMEHAIIDISVGKISGAVGNYAHLEPEVESKACSFLELKPANITTQVISRDSYAQYMSTLAIIGTTIEKIALEIRHLQRTEVSEVAENFTKGQQGSSAMPHKKNPIVSEQLCGLARILRSNLIAALENNALWHERDISHSSVERIILPDSTILIDYMLNKTADLIENLVVYPEKMLENLEITDGQFFSQSLLLKLIEKGHSREKAYKIIQDLAFKSRESEKSFRETALTESFLKDMFTENDIKEIFSLNRYTEHINYIFNKLGIN from the coding sequence ATGATAAAGCGTTATAGTTTGCCTGATATGTCAAAGATTTGGGAACTGTCCAATAAATACCAGTGTTGGTTAGATGTTGAGTTGGCTGTTTGTAAAGCACTTTATGAGATGGGATTAATCCCTGAGGAAGACTATCAGCAGATTGAATCAAAGGCAGATTTTGATGAAGACCGTATTACCGAATTAGAGAACATAACTAAACATGATATAATTGCTTTTCTCAATAATCTGCAGGAAAATATTGGACCTGCTTCTAGATGGATTCATTATGGTTTAACGTCTTCTGATATTCTTGATACAGCTACTTCATTACAGCTTAAACAGGCAGGAGAGATGATCCTCAGAGATTTGATCAATCTCTCGGAAATTCTCAAAATTAAGGCAAAAGAGCATAGAAATACTCTCTGTATAGGAAGAACTCATGGTATTCATGCCGAACCCACTACTTTCGGTTTAAAATTTGCCCTTTGGTTTGATGAGATGCAAAGAAATTTACACAGGATGGAACATGCTATTATAGATATCTCTGTGGGAAAAATCTCAGGAGCTGTTGGTAATTATGCACATCTTGAACCGGAAGTAGAGAGTAAAGCTTGTTCTTTCTTGGAACTAAAACCAGCAAATATCACTACTCAAGTAATTTCGCGAGACTCTTATGCTCAATATATGTCAACTTTAGCTATTATTGGGACTACTATTGAAAAAATTGCCTTGGAAATCAGACATTTACAGAGAACTGAGGTTAGTGAAGTTGCAGAGAATTTCACCAAAGGTCAGCAAGGTTCCTCAGCAATGCCTCATAAAAAGAATCCGATTGTTAGTGAACAATTATGCGGGTTAGCCAGAATATTGAGAAGCAATTTAATAGCTGCTTTAGAGAATAATGCACTCTGGCATGAACGAGATATCAGTCATTCCTCAGTTGAAAGAATTATTCTGCCCGACTCTACTATCCTGATTGACTATATGTTGAACAAAACAGCAGATTTAATCGAAAATCTTGTTGTCTATCCTGAAAAAATGCTGGAAAATCTGGAAATCACTGATGGACAGTTTTTTTCTCAATCACTTTTACTTAAGCTAATAGAAAAAGGACACAGCAGGGAAAAGGCATATAAAATAATACAAGATTTAGCTTTTAAGAGTAGAGAATCAGAAAAATCTTTCCGAGAAACTGCTCTTACAGAAAGCTTCCTGAAGGATATGTTTACTGAGAACGATATAAAAGAGATTTTTTCCCTGAACAGATATACTGAACACATTAACTATATTTTCAATAAGCTTGGAATTAATTAA